The region CGATTCCCTGTCGCCGCAGTGGTTTGATGATGTTTTCGATGATGGCCGGTCATCGCGCAGTAAAGCCTATGACCAGCCTGACTTTGAGGCCTTGGCTAGGCGGTTGGCCAACAACAAGCATCTGACCCGCCATAAGTTGTGGCTGGACTACGTCTCTACGGACTGTGCGGCCGGGTTGGAAAAATATCAGTATTCGCAGTTCTGCTCGCATTTTTCTGCGTTCATCCAGGCCAACGACTTGCGTGGGGTCATCGACCATGAACCGGGTCAAGAACTCTACGTCGACTGGGCCGGGGATAAAATCCCGATTGTCGACGAAGCTAGCGGACAGGTGGCTTTCAAGGCATCGCTGTTTGTAGCTGCTTGCCCGTATTCAGGGCTGTTGTTTGCTGTGGCAGCCGAAAATGAAAAGATGCCGGCCTGGTTGGACTGCCATGTCAAAGCATTGAACTATCTTGGCAAAGTCCCGGCAATGATTGTGCCGGACAACGCGCTGACGGCAACCTATCGGCCCAAGCGTAACCAGGCTTACCGGGCGGTGACCGCTAGGTATGCCGATTTTGCGGACTTCTACGACGTGTATATCGTTCCTGCCCGGGTGCGTAAGCCTAAGGATAAAGCCGCAGTAGAACGTGCCGTCCAGATTGGCTACAGCCGTATCCTGGGTTATTTTGACCATGATGTCTTCTACAGTCTTGACGAGCTTAATGAGGCTATTGCGCAGCGTATCGAAGATATTAACTGCGTGATGGTACGACCTGATGGCACTACCAGGCGCCAACGGTTCGATACCCACGAAGCCCCAGTCATGCGGGATCTGCCCCACGAGGCGTTTACGGAAGTATCCTGGCGGTCGCCGAAAGTAGACCGCAATTGGCATGTCTGCTGCGACTACCAGTACTACTCGGTTCCTTATCAGCTGGTAGGCAAAGTTCTACGCGCACGCCTGACGACACATACTGTAAGCCTGTTTGACGGTGATCAGCTTGTTGCTGAACACGACAGGCTCCATGGTTTTCGCTACCGGTATTCAACCAACCCCGCCCACCAGCCTAACGGCGAGACTGGCACTAACATTCTGACCCGCGATGAGCTTGTGAAATGGGCAGGCTCCTTCGGGCCGAATACGGTGACGGTGATCACCAAGATTCTTGATACGAATGCTGCTGCAATACCGCGTGGGTTGTCACTGGCCCGCAACGTGCTGGCGAACTTGGGGCGCAAGCATGACAAAGCCAGCCTGGAACCAGCCTGCGCGGTGGTCGTTGAGAAGAAACTGGCATGTAACTTCGCTGTCATCAAGCGTATCCAGTCTGATATCGCCCCCCACCAACCAGCACCACCACCGCCGGTTACACCGCCTACGCAATCAGCGGCTGTTGACCTAACAGGCATGGAAGATTCAGTGTTTATCCGACCTGACAGTCACTTTGACGACATGGAATCGGAGGACTAGGCCCTCATGATTGATATCACTGACGCTCACCGGGCGAAACTACGCACCCTGCGCCTATCGACTTTTGCCGATATCTACTTCGAGTTACTCAACGATGAGGCTTATGAAGACCGCCTTCCTGAAGAGATCTTCTTCGCCGCCGTTGACCAAGCTCTAGAAGCACGCCGTCAACGACTCGTGGATAAAGCAATCGCCGCCGCAGGCTTTACCTACCCGCAGGCATCGATTGCTGAGATAATTAACCCCGAAGCCCGGGGAATGAGCGAACGCCAGATCAAACGCCTAGCGGCCACTAACTGGCGCGAGCATCCCAGCAACCTGCACATCTATGCCCCGACCGGCACAGGCAAGACCTACCTTGCCTGTGCCATCGGAATCGAAGCCTGCCACGCTGGCTACAGCGTGGCCTACTTTCGACTTGACCAGCTTGTTGCCAAGCTAGCGGCCTATTCACCCAGCGACGACCAGTACGAGGCAATGATGCGCAAATTAACAAACGTCGATGTTCTTATCATCGACGACTTTTGCACCATCAGCGTGGACCTGCGCGGACAAGAAGACCTGACCAAGATCGTAATCGAGCGAGATGGCCGACTGCCGACCATTATCTGCTCACAATCAACCGCCGCCTACTGGGTCAAAGTCTTTCCTAGCCGCATCGGCGCGGAATCACTTGTCAGCAGGCTCAACAACGGACGTCAACTCAAGATAGGCGATTTCGACATGCGGAAGCATCTAGCAAAGCAGGCCGCAGCAGCCCAAGACAGCGACTACCCCCCCCCACAACCCCACATCAACACCAAGCGCCGACCACGCCACACCCGCGTGGTCGGCGCTTGCCAGTACCACAAACCCGGAAACCGGCAGTACCGCCTCACCGGAACCGCAGTACCACCAACCCGCTCCTGGCAACCTCCACGGACTTCCTGATCGCTTGGTTGCCCGTTTCGGATACGAAGCTCCCGCCGTTGTGCGCGCTGCCACCATTAAACGCCACTGGAGTTCATCGATGGCACCGACGTCACCCGTGCGGAAGTTGAGTACGCTTTTATTCACGAAGGCGCACTCAATGTCGACGATGTCCTCGAGCGCCGCACCCGCCTGGCGATGGTGCCTGCCGATGCCGACGCAGCCCACCCTGAGGTTGAAGAAATCGCTGCCCACGTTGCCGAGTCCACGAAGGAGTAAGACATGGCCACCCCAAAACAGTTAGTTACCTACTCTCCCGTGCACAGGCTAAGCAGCCGAAGCTAGTAAGCAAGGCGGTCACCAAAGCATTAAGTTCTTCCGGCAAGCCAAAGAAGAAGGACTTTAGCGGCGTTGGCTGCGGCATCGACGCCGCCATGAAAGCCGCTGGTGTGCCGGAGCTCAAGCACTCCGGCGAAGGCGAGCTGCGCCCCTCCGGTGTGCGCGCCGCCAACCTGGCTGCCAGGATCCCCGGAGCCAAGTAGGCCCTAGCTGCCTTTAAACTCTGGTTGGCGCTTTTCTTCGCGAGCACGACGTACCTCCTGGAAGTCATCTGATTCCCAGGCAGCGCGTCGTGCTTCGTTGCGTTCAGCGGTCGAATAGGGGCGCGCCGCATTGTGGGCGAAGTCCATCTTTAGCGCCCGCAGCGTCAACGGTGCTTTCGCCGCAATAGTGGTGGCCAGCTCAATCGCTTCGTCGAGGTCGCCCTCGGCGACAGCGAAACCACAGGCGACCGCATCTGCTGGTGATAGACGTGTTCCTGCCAGCAGCATGGCCCGCGCGCGGGAGCCTCCTATAAGCGATTCCAGTGACACCACGGCCTGTTCGTCAACACCAATGGCCATATCGCCGACCGGCAAGTGAAAGTAGGACGAGGACGCTACCACGCGCAGGTCGCAGGCCATGGCCAACATCATGCCGGCACCAATGGCTGGGCCATTGACGGCAGCGACAATGGGCACGGGCACGGTTCGCAGTGTGTCCATGAGAACCTCGAGCTGCGGGTACAACTCTCCGGCGAAGTCCTTGCTTTTCAGGTCAGCACCGGCTGAAAAGACACTGCCTGCCCCGGTAAGCACGATGACACGTGCGCCGGAGGTTTCGGCGGTGTGGAGGGCATCGATAAGTTCCTTGCACAGTTGCACGCTCAGCGCATTGCGGGCTGAATCGCGGTCGAGGGTGATAACGCAAACGCGCCCCTGATTCAGGGACGCGCTGCTGACAAGCTCAGTCACAGATTAATCGCCAATCTGATCCCGACCACGCTTCACGATGTTCTCATCCGGCTCACCAACGACCGAGTGGTCCTTGTTGGTGTACTCGAACTTGGACAGTACGTAGCGCATCGCATTGATGCGGGCACGCTTCTTGTCGTTGGACTTGATGGTGATCCACGGCGATTCCTCAGTGTCCGTGTAGCGGAACTGCTCTTCCTTAGCGCGGGTGTAATCATCCCACTTATCCAGGGAGGCCAAGTCCATCGGGGACAGCTTCCACTGACGTACCGGGTCAATCTGGCGAATAGCGAAGCGGGTGCGCTGCTCTTTACGGGTGACCGAGAACCACAGCTTGGTCAGCGAGATTCCCGAGCCCAGCAGCATGTTTTCCAGCATCGGTACCTCGCGGAGGAATTCTGCGTGCTGGGATTCAGTACAAAAGCCCATGACGCGCTCCACACCGGAACGGTTGTACCAGGAGCGGTCGAAGAACACGATCTCGCCGCCTGCTGGGAAGTGCTGGATGTAGCGCTGGAAGTACCAGGAGGTCGACTCACGCGGGGAAGGCTTTTCCAGTGCCACAGTGCGCGCACCACGGGGGTTAAGGTGCTCGTTGAAGCGCTTGATGGTGCCACCCTTACCTGCCGCGTCACGGCCTTCGAAGAGGATGATGTGGCGCTGGCCGGTTTCCTTGGTCCAGTTCTGCCACTTCAGCAGCTCGATCTGCAGTGCGCGCTTGGTGGTCTCGTACTCATCACGAGACATGCGCTCGTCGTAGGGGTAGTTCTCTCGCCAGGTCTCAATCGGCGAGCCATCCGGCATGATCAGTACCGGGTCATCCTCGTCAGAGTCATCGACGACGTAGCCGTCGGTCTGCGCCAGATCAATCTCGGGAAGTTCGTCGTCTTTAATGTCAGCCATACCCTGATCTTAGCCGCTCAGCACACTTTCGGCTGACTAAACTTAACCTTAGCCAGAATTTTCCACTCCACGTCTCCCCCATGAACTCCCCGCCGAATGTCCCGCCCCAAAACGGCAA is a window of Corynebacterium camporealensis DNA encoding:
- a CDS encoding enoyl-CoA hydratase, which codes for MTELVSSASLNQGRVCVITLDRDSARNALSVQLCKELIDALHTAETSGARVIVLTGAGSVFSAGADLKSKDFAGELYPQLEVLMDTLRTVPVPIVAAVNGPAIGAGMMLAMACDLRVVASSSYFHLPVGDMAIGVDEQAVVSLESLIGGSRARAMLLAGTRLSPADAVACGFAVAEGDLDEAIELATTIAAKAPLTLRALKMDFAHNAARPYSTAERNEARRAAWESDDFQEVRRAREEKRQPEFKGS
- the istA gene encoding IS21 family transposase — its product is MAALECSRRDISRVRTIIRDHNIDQDRFDSLSPQWFDDVFDDGRSSRSKAYDQPDFEALARRLANNKHLTRHKLWLDYVSTDCAAGLEKYQYSQFCSHFSAFIQANDLRGVIDHEPGQELYVDWAGDKIPIVDEASGQVAFKASLFVAACPYSGLLFAVAAENEKMPAWLDCHVKALNYLGKVPAMIVPDNALTATYRPKRNQAYRAVTARYADFADFYDVYIVPARVRKPKDKAAVERAVQIGYSRILGYFDHDVFYSLDELNEAIAQRIEDINCVMVRPDGTTRRQRFDTHEAPVMRDLPHEAFTEVSWRSPKVDRNWHVCCDYQYYSVPYQLVGKVLRARLTTHTVSLFDGDQLVAEHDRLHGFRYRYSTNPAHQPNGETGTNILTRDELVKWAGSFGPNTVTVITKILDTNAAAIPRGLSLARNVLANLGRKHDKASLEPACAVVVEKKLACNFAVIKRIQSDIAPHQPAPPPPVTPPTQSAAVDLTGMEDSVFIRPDSHFDDMESED
- the ppk2 gene encoding polyphosphate kinase 2, with product MADIKDDELPEIDLAQTDGYVVDDSDEDDPVLIMPDGSPIETWRENYPYDERMSRDEYETTKRALQIELLKWQNWTKETGQRHIILFEGRDAAGKGGTIKRFNEHLNPRGARTVALEKPSPRESTSWYFQRYIQHFPAGGEIVFFDRSWYNRSGVERVMGFCTESQHAEFLREVPMLENMLLGSGISLTKLWFSVTRKEQRTRFAIRQIDPVRQWKLSPMDLASLDKWDDYTRAKEEQFRYTDTEESPWITIKSNDKKRARINAMRYVLSKFEYTNKDHSVVGEPDENIVKRGRDQIGD